The Sagittula stellata E-37 sequence ACTCCTGCCCGGCCAACGGCTGCGCGAGGTGGAGCTTTGCCGGATCTTCGGCACCACGCGCGGCACGATCCGCAAAGTTCTGGCGCGCCTTGCCTTCGACGGCCTGGTGGATCATCAGCCCAACCGCGGCGCCTCTGTCGCGCAGCCGACAGTCAAGGATGCCGCCGACCTCTTCGTCGCCCGCCATTGCATCGAACGCGCCACCGCCCACGAGGCGGCAGCCCGCATCGACACCGTGGCAGCGGGCCGGCTGAGGGCGCACATCGAAAAGGAGAAGGCGGCCCATGCCAGCGGCGACCGACAAAGCATGATCGCCCTGTCCGGAGAGTTTCACCTGCTGCTTGCGCAGATCTCCGGCAACGCCATTCTGGAACGCTACCTCGCGGACCTGATCGCGCGGGAGTCGCTGATCATCCAGCTTTACGAGATTCCCGATCAGGGCATTTGCTCTCATGACGAACATGCCGGGATC is a genomic window containing:
- a CDS encoding GntR family transcriptional regulator, with protein sequence MARLNAAETDVYERIRTAIGDRQLLPGQRLREVELCRIFGTTRGTIRKVLARLAFDGLVDHQPNRGASVAQPTVKDAADLFVARHCIERATAHEAAARIDTVAAGRLRAHIEKEKAAHASGDRQSMIALSGEFHLLLAQISGNAILERYLADLIARESLIIQLYEIPDQGICSHDEHAGIVEALTGGDTDRLDAVIKAHIDGIAATLDLEPVHAERPSLEEIFKS